A single window of Nicotiana sylvestris chromosome 3, ASM39365v2, whole genome shotgun sequence DNA harbors:
- the LOC138888196 gene encoding uncharacterized protein, with product MRSSAWLHVIDTKTSYNVLLGRPWIHENKVVPYTYHQCLKYYEGEVEKTVVADDEPFTEAESHFADAKFYLKNRIVKELKVDDGMKSKNDEPITKRAEVTIGKAKVVTEEIPANLFAKAGYNPNELSKLGKLPSKAATRQPHEGLGYKQLSPVRISIRRACSNYITIEDESAASNRPYVFDRLGKSTMRTSVFERLGPLKKGNKLQRNHRNTRTPASPKIQEISKDFQSLVPSRMRRQTKLMVSCEEVLKVKPYTVVYTKERNKDEESVGSSYHITVQGENSVSSSMEDNVELEDVSPFRNGARPVKQAQRRFRPDLVPLIETKVNKLIEAGFIREVKYPTWVSSIVPVRKKNGQIRVCVDFRDLNNACPKDEFSLPIPELMIDTTTDYEAMSFMDGSSGSNQIRMEPKDEELTAFRTPKGIYCYNVMPFVLKNAGATYQRAMQNIFDDLLHKNFLGLIVRHRGIEIDQAKVNAILKMPKPRDIHELKSLQEKLAYL from the exons atgcgatcaagtgcatggctgcatGTGATCGACACGAAAACTTCATACAATGTTTtgcttgggaggccttggatacatgagaataaagttgtTCCAtatacctaccatcaatgtttgaaATACTACGAGGGCGAAGTCGAGAAGACggtagttgctgatgatgagccattcaccgaggctgagtcacacttcgccgatgcaaagttctacttgaagaaccgtattgtgaaggagctgaaagttgatgatggtatgaaaagcaagaatgacgaACCCATAACTAAAAGAGCTGAGGTGACTATTGGTAAAGCCAAAGTTGTTACTGAGGAGATACCCGCTAAC ctatttgcaaaagctggatacaatcccaatgagttgtcaaagttagggaagctcccatcaaAAGCTGCAACGAGGCAACCCCATGAAGGTCTGGGATACAAGCAACTgtcaccagtgcgcatctcaataagaagggcATGTAGCAATTATATCACTATAGAAGATGAATCTGCCGCTTCTAATAGGCCTTAtgtctttgatcgacttggaaaatcaactatgagaacttctgtatttgagagattgggtccattaaagaaggggaataaATTACAGAGAAATCATCGAAATACAAGAACACCCGCTTCACCCAAAATTCAGGAGAtttctaaggatttccaaagtttggttccttccagaatgaggcgacaaacaaaactgatggtttcatgtgaagaagtactgaaggtaaagccatataccGTGGTCTATACTAAGGAACGTAACaaagatgaagaaagtgtaggttcttcgtatcatATCACTGTACAAGGCGAGAATAGTGTTTCGTCTTCGATGGAAGATAATGtggaattggaggatgtttcgccgt tcagaaatggtgctcgccctgttaaacaagctcaaaggcgtttTAGGCCAGACTTGGTTCCCCTAATTGAAACtaaagttaacaaactcattgaagctggatttattcgggaagttaaatacccaacatgggtttcaagtattgtccctgtaaggaagaagaatggccaaATTCGAGTATGTGTTGACTTCAGGGACCTCAATAATGCATGTCCCAAAGATGAATTCTCGCTTCCTATTCCAGAGTTGATGATCGATACTACTACTGATTATgaggcaatgtctttcatggaTGGTTCGTCGGGCTCCAACCAAATTCGCATGgaaccaaaagatgaagagcttactgcatttcgcacccccaagggtatttattgctacaatgTAATGCCTTTTgtcttgaagaatgctggtgctacttaccaaagggctatgcagaatatttttgacgatcttctccacaaaaat ttccttggtttaaTTGTCCGGcatcgagggatcgaaattgatcaagccaaagtgaatgccattttgaaaatgcctaagcctcgagatatccatgaattgaagAGTCTACAAGAAAAGCTAGCATACCTTTGA
- the LOC138888195 gene encoding uncharacterized protein, with the protein MVVEVQPPWKMYFDGAAHRRGAGAGVVFVTPQGEVLPYSFTLTQLCSNNVAEYQTLILGLEMAVDMKQLQLQVFGDSHDVTIQYVPRKENKKADALAALASSLTLPDQVQVTVCQKWVVPPPNEVECEENELKYLVAVSEVEKEEWRQPIIDYLCYGILPENLRRRTEIRCRALCFLYYKDTLSRRSFEGVLLRCLGEEEALQALQEAHSGEVKKENVASFIRVNIIYRFGIPRYIIMDNGNSFNNRLMNRICDLFGFKQRNSSMYNVVANGPAEAFNKTLCNLLKKVVSKSKRDWNDRMEEALWAYRTTHRTPTQATPYSLVYGVEAVLPLERQIPSLRLAIQEGITDEENARLRLVELEAIDEKRLEAQQSLECYQARLSRAFNKKVGRDWVLSASPKDSSHCRREF; encoded by the exons atggtcgttgaagttcaacccccatggaagatgtactttgatggtgctgcgcaTCGTAGGGGAGCCGGGgctggcgtagtatttgtcactcctcaaggtgaagtcttgccctactccttcaccttAACACAACTATGTTCTAACAATGTTGCTGAATATCAAacattaatacttgggcttgaaatggccgttgatatgaagcaattgcaattgcaagtctttggtgactccca cgatgtgactattcagtatgtaccaaggaaagaaaataagaaggctgatgctTTAGCTGCTCTAGCTTCATCATTAACCCTGCCTGACCAAGTGCAAGTTACCGTCTGCCAGaaatgggtagtaccgccgccAAATGAGGTCGAATGTGAAGAAAACGAACTCAAGTATCTTGTTGctgtttctgaagttgagaaagaagaatggcgacaacccatcatcgactacttatgctatgggatacttccagaaaatctgAGGAGGAGGACTGAAATCCGTTGTCGTGCACTTTGCTTCCTTTACTATAAGGATACTTTATCTAGAAGGTCGTTTGAGGGAGTACTTTTGCGATGcctaggagaagaagaagctctccaagctttgcaagaggcacattctggg gaagtaaaaaaggaaaatgttgcaagtttcatccgagtaaacattatttatcgctttggcatACCTCGTTACATAATAATGGATAATGGAAATTCATTCaataataggttgatgaacaggATTTGTGATctttttggcttcaagcaacgtaactcttcgatgtacaatgttGTCGCCAATGGTCcagctgaggcattcaacaagactctatgcaacttgttaaagaaagttgtctctaaatccaaacgagattggaatgaccgtatggaagaagctctatgggcatatagaacGACTCATCGCACGCCAACacaggcgactccttattcactcgtttatggagtcgaagctGTCTTGCCACTggagcgtcaaataccttcgttacgactggctattcaagaagggatcactgatgaagaaaatgctcgacttcgattagtAGAGTTGGAAGctattgatgaaaagagattggaagctcaacagagtcttgaatgttatcaagctcgattgtctcgcgccttcaaCAAAAAA